From the genome of Vicia villosa cultivar HV-30 ecotype Madison, WI linkage group LG2, Vvil1.0, whole genome shotgun sequence, one region includes:
- the LOC131646356 gene encoding thioredoxin H2-like — protein sequence MSSNLFNVVYADTSSEPSHVQTFHSTAKWNDHFDAIKQTDKLMVIDFTAKWCGPCKLMDPTMQDFAAKYTDVEFIKLDVDELMGVSQTYQVYSLPTFLLVKKGKVIDKVVGVRKEELQRIIENHIN from the exons ATGAGTTCCAACTTGTTTAATGTTGTGTATGCTGATACATCATCAGAGCCATCCCACGTTCAGACTTTTCATTCAACTGCTAAATGGAATGATCATTTTGATGCTATTAAACAAACTGATAAACTG ATGGTTATTGATTTCACAGCTAAATGGTGTGGACCTTGCAAACTTATGGATCCAACTATGCAAGATTTTGCTGCAAAATACACTGATGTTGAGTTTATTAAGCTTGACGTGGATGAGTTAATG GGGGTGTCTCAAACATATCAGGTGTATTCATTGCCAACTTTCTTACTTGTAAAGAAAGGAAAAGTTATTGATAAAGTGGTAGGAGTGAGAAAGGAGGAGCTACAGAGGATTATTGAAAATCATATAAACTAA
- the LOC131649479 gene encoding putative BPI/LBP family protein At1g04970: MINISIHENIFKSALEVYFAADALHWILDELPNQSVLNTAEWKLIIPQLYKQYPNDDMNLNISVSSPPVIEVSDQDIDATVSHECNSSLTSTVLKKGIPLPILKGFALKNARIMNTPPWIVLSSDVRTKLFGATEATYSGYTCYTGITDFVPPDIESVGYRVFLGHK; encoded by the exons ATGATTAACATTTCAAtacatgaaaatattttcaaatcggCCTTGGAAGTTTACTTTGCA GCAGATGCTTTGCATTGGATACTTGATGAACTACCTAATCAGTCCGTTTTGAACACTGCTGAATGGAAACTCATCATTCCTCAATTATACAAACAATATCCAAACGATGACATGAATCTTAATATCTCGGTATCTTCTCCACCGGTTATAGAAGTGTCTGATCAAGATATCGATGCTACCGTTTCGCATGAATGTAATTCA TCATTGACATCAACTGTCCTAAAAAAGGGAATTCCATTGCCGATTCTTAAGGGTTTCGCCCTTAAGAACGCGCGAATCATGAACACTCCGCCGTGGATTGTGTTGTCTAGTGAT GTGAGGACAAAGTTATTTGGGGCAACAGAAGCTACATACTCTGGATATACTTGTTATACTGGTATAACAGATTTCGTGCCACCTGACATTGAATCTGTTGG GTATCGAGTATTCTTAGGACATAAGTAA
- the LOC131646357 gene encoding uncharacterized protein LOC131646357, which translates to MEKYYIGLVDSAMERAGDICKKLHLTDIKMERVVGSGDAKDVICRAVKKFEVDTSVMGTHSYGFFKRSGDSTTRIWMIDEGRCKFDSRIDPPNVLVLPHPRGINNEKSKDVTTLDWFIQ; encoded by the exons ATGGAAAAGTATTACATTGGATTGGTTGATTCAGCAATGGAAAGAGCTGGAGATATTTGCAAGAAACTGCATTTAACTGAC ATCAAAATGGAGAGAGTAGTTGGGAGTGGAGATGCCAAGGATGTGATATGTAGAGCAGTTAAGAAATTTGAAGTTGATACTTCGGTTATGGGAACTCATAGTTATGGATTCTTTAAG aggtCTGGGGATTCAACAACTCGTATTTGGATGATAGATGAAGGGAGATGCAAATTTGATTCCAGGATTGACCCTCCTAATGTATTGGTGTTGCCACACCCTAGGGGTATAAACAATGAAAAGAGTAAAGATGTCACTACACTTGATTGGTTTATTCAGTGA